The proteins below are encoded in one region of Pongo pygmaeus isolate AG05252 chromosome 20, NHGRI_mPonPyg2-v2.0_pri, whole genome shotgun sequence:
- the RPS5 gene encoding small ribosomal subunit protein uS7, with protein MTEWETAAPAVAETPDIKLFGKWSTDDVQINDISLQDYIAVKEKYAKYLPHSAGRYAAKRFRKAQCPIVERLTNSMMMHGRNNGKKLMTVRIVKHAFEIIHLLTGENPLQVLVNAIINSGPREDSTRIGRAGTVRRQAVDVSPLRRVNQAIWLLCTGAREAAFRNIKTIAECLADELINAAKGSSNSYAIKKKDELERVAKSNR; from the exons ATGACCGAGTGGGAGACAGCAGCACCAGCGGTGGCAGAGACCCCAGACATCAAGCTTTTTGGGAAGTGGAGCACCGATGATGTGCAGATCAATGATATTTCCCTGCAG GATTACATTGCAGTGAAGGAGAAGTATGCCAAGTACCTGCCTCACAGTGCAGGGCGGTATGCCGCCAAACGCTTCCGCAAAGCTCAGTGTCCCATTGTGGAGCGCCTGACTAACTCCATGATGATGCACGGCCGCAACAACGGCAAGAAGCTCATGACTGTGCGCATCGTCAAGCATGCCTTCGAGATCATACACCTGCTCACAGGCGAG AACCCTCTGCAGGTCCTGGTGAATGCCATCATCAACAGTGGTCCCCGGGAGGACTCCACACGCATTGGGCGCGCCGGGACTGTGAGACGACAGGCTGTGGATGTGTCCCCACTGCGCCGTGTGAACCAG GCCATCTGGCTGCTGTGCACAGGCGCTCGTGAGGCTGCCTTCCGGAACATTAAGACCATTGCTGAGTGCCTGGCAGATGAGCTCATCAATGCTGCCAAG GGCTCCTCCAACTCTTATGCCATTAAGAAGAAGGACGAGCTGGAGCGTGTGGCCAAGTCCAACCGCTGA
- the RNF225 gene encoding RING finger protein 225: MPCPRPFWLRHFRAPQGSGPSSPGSLSAPCSPSRGEDQEEEEGDGSPGSGPILSPASPVECLICVSSFDGVFKLPKRLDCGHVFCLECLARLSLATAGGGNAVACPVCRAPTRLAPRRGLPALPTQSGLLPRDARAPPSRQGSVRFDRRRGLLYLRPPPPPPGPRKARAPPPPPPLRLGRPLSRRLSLASPAWVFNAAVALAVLVAAGLVVSGVYIFFLIPHATSSGPARPQLVALAPAPGFSWFPPRPPPGSPWTPAWTPRPTGPDLDTALPGTAEDALEPEAGPEDAAEAEGTLDRRSDGTWGTEAGPGWAPWPQGARRLWGSQ; encoded by the coding sequence ATGCCCTGTCCTCGGCCGTTCTGGCTCCGCCATTTCCGGGCCCCTCAGGGCTCGGGTCCCAGCTCCCCAGGCTCGCTCTCTGCGCCCTGCTCCCCAAGCAGAGGGGAagaccaggaggaggaggagggggacggCAGCCCAGGCTCCGGCCCTATCCTGTCCCCCGCCTCCCCGGTGGAGTGCCTTATCTGCGTGTCGTCCTTCGACGGCGTGTTCAAGCTGCCCAAGCGCCTGGACTGCGGCCACGTCTTCTGTCTCGAGTGCCTGGCGCGCCTATCGTTGGCCACGGCGGGCGGCGGCAACGCGGTGGCCTGTCCGGTGTGCCGCGCGCCCACGCGCCTGGCCCCACGCCGCGGACTCCCCGCGTTGCCCACGCAGTCCGGTCTCCTGCCCCGCGACGCGCGCGCACCGCCCTCTCGCCAGGGCTCCGTGCGCTTCGACCGGCGCCGCGGCCTTCTCTACCTgcggccgccgccgcccccgcccgGGCCGCGCAAGGCCCGCgccccgccgcccccgccgcctcTGCGCCTGGGCCGCCCGCTGTCGCGCCGCCTGTCGCTGGCCAGCCCGGCCTGGGTCTTCAACGCGGCCGTGGCGCTGGCAGTGCTGGTGGCCGCGGGCCTCGTGGTCTCGGGCGTCTACATCTTCTTCCTCATCCCGCACGCCACCTCCTCCGGCCCCGCGCGGCCCCAGCTCGTGGCGCTCGCTCCAGCGCCCGGCTTCTCTTGGTTTCCGCCGAGGCCCCCGCCGGGGTCGCCCTGGACCCCCGCCTGGACGCCGCGCCCCACGGGCCCTGACCTGGACACGGCCCTGCCAGGAACTGCAGAAGATGCGCTGGAGCCCGAGGCGGGCCCCGAGGACGCGGCGGAGGCCGAGGGGACGCTGGACAGGCGATCGGATGGCACGTGGGGCACAGAGGCTGGCCCCGGCTGGGCCCCGTGGCCACAGGGCGCGAGGAGGCTGTGGGGCTCACAATAA